The DNA segment AGGGGGATTATTTCGACCTCTTATTCAAATTATTTGACTACTCTGTGACCGATACTCATAACGATACTGTGCCGGCGAAACTCCTGTCACAACTTTAAACTGTCTGGAAAAATACTTGGCATCAAAATAGCCGACCTGATCAGCAATTTCCATGATCTGTAAATCGGTCGATGTCAACAATTCGCAGGCTTTTCGAATTCGTATATTATTTAAGTATTTCACCATTCCAATCCCAGTGTGCTTTTTAAACGCTCGACTTAGATAGTCTTTATTGATATGAAAATGATCAGCGCACTCCTGCTGTGAAATTCGTTTCATATAGTTCAATTCCAGATAATCAGTCACTCTCGCCATCATGTTGGGACTCTCCTGCATCAACTTTTTGTTTTCAATCAGTTGTTCGATGCAAGTGATGAAATACTTATACATTTGTTTCAATGTTCCGTCCCAGGAGTTTCCCAAGATATCGCCAAGAGTTTTGATATGCTCAGTTAAAAATACATCTTCATCCGTAATTTCTGCTGCTCTTTCCCAATCATTGTACAGTTGAAAAAACTCTTCCCAAAGCAAGCGCAGCAGACCAATAGTATGCGGCTGCCCGTTCATAACTATCTCTGCCCATCTCTGCAGCTGTATTTTAATGGTTGGCAGATCGCCGATAATTATGCTGGAGTATAATGCACTCTCTTTCTGCAAACTACTTTTCAGGTACATATTCGACATTTTTGAGTCATACTCCTTTAAAGCAAAAATACCGAACTGATCATTATGATCGGCAGCGATCATCGCCTCTTTCCAGGCTGTTCTCAGTTCATTCGGAAAGGCATGCATACGGCTGCTGCCCAGAATGACAGCACAATTTTCTCGCAATGCCAGTTCTTTAATCCGGTGCAGCTCCCGATCAAAATCCACTTGTGCCGGTCCATAAAGTAAGATAACAATATCCATAGAAGGCTGCATATTCTGAAAAATAACACCTTGCCCTACAGATTCCAGTTCTTCTTGGATCTGGTTAAGCAGCCGGCTCATTCGTTGTAGAAACTCATCCTGATGCACCGACAGCGTACTGCCAGTACAGTGTAGAACACGGCATTGCTTTTTCTCGGAAAACTGTGGTGCCACCTCTAAAAGCTGTGCAAAAGACGATTCTACTAGTTCTGCTTGAAATAGGTTTCGTAAAAGATCCTGTTGATATTCCGAAGTATTTTGCCGTCTTGACAATCCTGAGAGCACACTCTGACTTTGCGGGTCGGCACCAATCTGCACTTGAGCCTTTTTCACCGCTCCATAAAGCTTGTCCTGCTCAATCGGTTTCAACAAATATTCCAAGGCTCCAAGAATGAACATTGAACGAACATATTGGAAATCATCATGGCCGGAAATGGCAATTACGGTCGTCCTGATCTTCTGGTCATTGATATAATTCATGATCTCTGTCCCCAACTCATTCCCGATTACAACGTCAACGATGGCTAGTTCCGGTTTCTCATCCTGAATCAGCCGGGTCGCTGCTGCTACGGTTTGAGCCATAAAGATCCTTTCAAACCCTAACTCCTCCCATGGCAGCAATAAAAAAATCGCATCTCTGACATGACTTTCGTCATCGACTATCAATACTTTCATTGGACTCCTCTCCGATTGGTCTTGCCTGAAGCGGCACAATAAATTCCACCGTAGTGCCACCCAGCTCATTAGCGGTAAGAATAAATTCGCAATAGCCGAAACTCAGCAGAAACCGAGAATAGACATTTTCAATACCGATGAAATGATTATGATTTTCATCTTCTCTCGTAGAAAAAGACAATGCTTCAGTCTGCTTTTTATCGCTCGAACTATCCTGATACAACAACTTCATTCTAATTTCTTCAATCTTAGCATAAACCTTTTCTGTGATTTCCAGTGTTACCGGTACACCATTATCAGCGACTAGCAGATGCAGGTACTCTGTTTGTGCGAATACTTCGAGATTAATTACACCACCAGCGCTTTTCATAAGGTTTCCATGAGTAATAGAATTCTCAATCAATGGCTGGATTGACATTTTGGGGATTTTAAAATCGCCGCTGTCCGGCCCAATTTTATAAGTTACTATCAGATGCTGTTCAAATCGCATCTGCTGCAGCTCAATATAGCGCCGAGTGTACTCGATCTCTTGATCTACATAAACCAGAACTGGTTCCAGAACCATCGCATAATGAAGCATTTGTCCAAATGAGGAAATTAGCTGATACTGCTTTAGATCTTTATTTTTCAACGCATTTGTAGCAAAACATTGAATAACGTTATAAATGAAATGCGGATTGATCTGTGCCTGCATCGTCCGCAATTCCGACTGCGTATAAGCCAGTTTTAACTCATACTTCTGAATCGCATGCTCTTTTAAGGAATCCATCAGTTTCTGAAACGAGTTAATTAAAGAACTGATTTCATCCTGCTTATCATATGTAATATAATCGCTGATTTTCCTGGGCTTATCCCAGTTTTTTCTAGCTCTTTCTTTTTCCATAAAACAGGTGATCCTACGCAGCGACCTAGTATATTTCATAATCCGACTGGAAATTACCAGCAGCAACACACTGACCAGAATAGCAAAAATCAGCAGAATCGAAATCATCTGCCCAGTCGTGAGTGCATACACACTCTTGGTCGTCGCCACCTTAACAATATACCAGTCAAAATAAGGAGAATTGATCTTAGTCTCGGTCAGGATCAAGCCCTTAATGCGAGAAAACGCATAGGAAAACCCACTTTTATGATACCATGGATAACACTTTACAAAATCCTGCATCTGACTCTTTACATCGCTGGAAGCAATGATTTGATTCTGTGCATCCAATACATAGATTGTTTCATCTTCACTATAGACTGCCTTACAGTTTTCCATAATAAAAGAAGTCGGCAGATCAATCGCCACATACGCAAAAGGTTTTTGTTCCACTGGCAGGTCCGCAATCGGCAGCCAGATTGTAAATACTGTTTCATCGGCAGGATACTTATCGATATCGGGAATATTGTGCCCATAATCATTTTTAATGTGTGTCGATTCCACATAAACATCTCGAAAAGAATCCATCTGTGGAATTGTCACATCCGGGCTAACCACACCATTATAAATTTTCAGCAGGTTTGGCTCATACAAAATGGAAAAATTCTCTTCAGGCATAACTAGGTAAATTTGCGTTGCAGCACTGGAAGCATAGTATACCGATTTAAAATACTCAATGATACGTAGCTCATTATCGGCCACTTCCTCCTGGCTGTGATGATATTTTAAGAAACCCATTAAAGAATGATTTATATAAACAGATTTCGTTGCCGTAATCATACTGGTAATGTAGTGATCAATATTTGTACCGGATACCTCCGTAGCAATCTGAGTCTGGTATTCATAGCGTTTCATCGCATTTGTCTGCATAAACCGATATATGTACAGGGAAAAGAAAATCACGAAAAAGAGCATACAAATACTAATGTCTGTAATAATTTTACGACCGATACTGGTGTATCTCTTTTTCCTGTCCATAGACCTCCTCAATCATGAACTCTAAGTATTCTCGCGATTTACGTGCACACTTTTGAGTCTCGGGCCAGTTGTAGGTTTCTAATGCTAACGCCCCTTCGTAGTTGATATCCCGAAGTGCCTGCAGAATTTCTCTAAATGACAAATGCCCATGTCCGGGATAATAGCGATCATTATCAGCAATATGAACATGTTGGATCCATGATCCAGCTGCACGGATTGCCCGCCCCATATCGCTCTCATCAATATTCATGTGCACCGTATCAATATGAAGACGAATATTTTTATAGTCATGCTCCTCCATAAAGCGAACTCCATCGGCAATCGTGTAAAGAAAATCGCTTTCGTAATGATTCATAATCTCATAGCCCACTAGAACATTGTACCGTTTCGCCAGCTGGTCCAGACGATACAGACTCTCTTCAACATTAGAAACAAACTCTTCCGCTGAAGCAGCATCACTGAACCTTCCCTGCATCGAGCCGAGAATCACCAGGCTATGATGCGGGCTGGCAGTAATCATATGCTCCTCTATGCAGGCAATCGCCCGGTTTCGTATATCGCGGTTATGATCACCAATATTCAGGTGCCAGGTCCCGTAAGCCATTCCAGTACCAATTGATGTCAATTTCAAATGGTTAATCTCCAACTGTTCATTCAGCTTTTCTCGATTGATTTCCCTCGAATCCTGAATATGCATCTCCACCGCCTGATAGCCATCGGCTGCCATCTTAGGGAAAATATCCTCAAATGCTCCGCGATATACGATCGGAGCTTTTGATCCAGCCTGTAAACATCCTGTTGTTGCAATCATCATGTCTTTAATCTCCCTTCTATCCATTGTTTTTTTATTATTGCCCAACTCTCTAGTTATGTCAACTCAATATACAGCTATACAAGTGGACTTTTTTGACTCTTTTACTCATTAATTCGAATATGTATATAAATTTTCGAGGAATTAGTATATTTGTTCTTAAAACGCACCTGATAATACGTGCGAAATTACCGAATTAATTATATGATAGACAAAGTGGCAGAAAGCCTTTATATCAGCGTTCTGCCACTTCTTCTTCAAAATTCCCTATCAAGGAAAGAAAGGAATGTACATGAAGCATCCAAATTTATTTAGTCCGATTAAAATCAGGGGACTGGAATTAAAAAACCGTATTGACTTCCCGGGGATGGGCACCTTCTACACAGATGACGGAGGTTATGCCCGAGCAGTATAACATAACTATTTTTCAGAGGCTGCCGCACGAAATAATTCGTGGGCAGCCTTTTTTTGACATAAATATTTGAAAGAGTATCTTTCTAAGGGAATCACTATTCCTGCACATCAATAATAACTTTCATTGTTGTCTCTCGGTTTTCATCAATATACTGATATGCCTTTAGATAGTCTTTAAATTGAAAATGTTTGGAGATGAGTGGAGCCAACGCAACCTTACCTTCTTCAACGAGTTTCATAGCGTCCAGATAATCTTCATTTCTATACATCATAGATGTATTTAGATCCAATTCATGATCATTCAATACTGCCAAATCCACCTTTGCCATACCGGCAAATACAGCCACAAGAATGATGGTGCTGCCTTTTCGAGCATATTTAATTGCCTCTCCCATTGTAACATTGTTTCCGGCACAATCATAAATCACATCCGCTTTATCTGGCCCGAAGTTTTCCAGCATTGCCTCTCCAAAGTCTTTTTCTTTTGTATTAATGCAATAATTGATCCCGCATTCCTTTGCTTTTTTCAGACGTACATCACTAATATCTGTAATCATAACGCTTCTGGCGCCCAGACCTTTGGCGACTTGCGCTACTAAAATACCAATTGGACCAGAACCCAATACTGCAATTTTAAGATTCTTTACATCTCCGACCCGTTTTACGGCATGAACAGCAACAGCAAGTGGTTCAATCATTGCCCCTTCATCAAATTCCATGTCATCAGGAAGGGGTGTAACCTTTTTATCAGCTACTGCAAAATAATGGGATGCCACTCCTGTAGTCTGAAAGCCCATTACCTTCAATTCTTCACACAAATTGTATCTTCCATGTCTGCATGGATAACACTCTCCACAGACTACTTGTGGCTGAATGGTTACTTTCTGTCCTATTTTCAGCCCCGTGACACTTTCTCCTAGTTCTATTACAATGCCGGATACTTCATGGCCTTGTGTAACCGGGTATGAAGTAAAAGGATGTTCTCCATGATAAACATGGACATCTGATCCACAGATTCCAATCTTCATAATCTTAATTAAGACTTCTCCCTCATGCACTTTCGGAATGTCCACTTCATTAAACTCGATAACTCCTGGTCGTGTCATAACCTGCTGTAACATCTTTCCTTTCATTTCTAGTCCTTTCTTTCATCACATTTTTTATTAGAACTTTCCCTTTTTACGTTACTTCCTGTTGTTTGGAATTCTTATTAAAATCGTAGTACCTTCCCCTACTTGTGAGTGTATTGTAACTCCATATCTGGGACCATAAATCATGCGAATCCTCTTATTGGTATTTGATATCCCGATAGATTTTGTCTTTTGATGCATGACTTTCTCGATCTTCTCCTGAGAGATTCCACATCCGTTATCCTCAACGAAAAAAATAATATCATTTTTATCCTCCTCCACCGAAATCTCCAACAATCCATCTTCTTTATAATCCTTAAATGCATGTACAATTGCATTTTCTACAAAGGGCTGTAGAAACAGTTTTGGAACTTCAAGATTATTGTACTTGTCTGGAATAAAAATTGAAACCTTAAAAAGTCGTTCATATCTCCTTTCCATAATTGAAAGATATCCCATAAGCCATTCCATATCTCCCTTAAGCGGAACCAGATACTTGTTGTTTTTACTTGTATACTGAAGCATACGCGATAAATTCACAATCATATTGCTCGCTTTATCAGAATCTCCATTAAGGCAAAGCCAGTTAATAATATTAAGTGAATTGTATAAAAAATGGGGATTAAGCTGAATATTTAATGCCATGATTTCCGAATCCCTTTTTTGCAATCGAATCTCATAATTCTCGTGTACTAATCTTTTCAGGTTATGATTCATCTCATTCAGTTTACTATAAAAAAATGCAAACTCCTCTCGAGAATTATATTGTACCTCAGTATCAAAGTCCCCTGCTCCTACTCTTTCAATCATTTTAAGCGGTTTATATACTTTTCTATTAAGACTCCTGGAGATGTAAAATGCTGCAAGTGAATCTAAAAACGTAATAAGAGCAATCATTATAGCCATAACTCTTATTAGCTTATCTACAATTTGATCTGTCAATTCACTCACAGGAAGCATTGCAACAACATACCATCCCGTCACCCGGCTTTTTGAATATGCCAGAATATAATTTTGACCCTTAAAATCCTTTTGAAAACTTCCTTCATCCGTATGAAACTTTAAAGTAGAAACTAGGATATCACCCTCATCCCAATTCTCATCTGATGAGCAGACAAGCTTTCCTTGCTTCGACTGAACAAAATACTTTGCAGAATTATTTTTTCCCACATATTCCATTAACATGGTCCTTAAATTTTGTTCTGTAAAATTAACAACAAGATACGGCTCTTCAACCTTATCTGACAATTCAAAAATTCTACCAAAAGAAGTCTTACTTGGATGAAGTTTTCTAACGGCAGAAAACAGCTTTGAATATTCCAGATTCTTGCTCATATTGTCTATTCCAAACATGGTCGCATAATCATAAGTAGGAACCCAAATAAGTTCACCTTCTGCCTGATCAGCCTGTTTTGCAAGATCTGATTTTATAAACTGTCCTTTAGGATAAAAGTTTTTACGTTCCTCCCCAAACCGGTAAAACGAAGTGACCAGATGTGCTGAATACACTTCATTGTTCCAGGGAAGATAACTCAATAGAATTTGAGATATCTTATCGCTAGCTTCATTTAACTTTACCGGATCCTCTTTATCAATATTTTCGAAAATCTCATAGATACGAGCATCTATATTTAGCTTTAAAGAGAATTCTTCCACATAATCTAAATTTTTATCTAAAATAGTACTTGTCTTTTGCACATCATGGATAAACTGAGTTTTAGCCTGTTCAATTAAAGTGTTGCGCGAAACTATAAATACAACACAGCCTAACACTATCAACGGAATAATGGACAAAACAACAAATGATAAAAGCAGCAGAGTTCTTAGCCTGGTATACTTAAGTTTTTCTCGTAACTTCTCTTGAAACCTCTTTTTCATATGTCCTCCTTTTACGAAATTCATCAGGAGTAAGACCATGCTTCTTTTTAAAGGATCTTATAAAGTAATTCGGATCACGATATCCCGTACTGGCCGCAACCTCTTTAATCTTTTTGTCTGTATTTATGAGCAATTCTTCCGCCTTATCTATCCGAATATTGCATAAAAAAGCTGAAAAAGATATTCCAAATAAATTTTTAAATAAAGTGCTGAAATATGATGGATTAAAATGAAATAGGGCAGCTACAGATTCGAGGCTGATTTCATCCATATAATGAGTTTCAAGATATTCCTTACATCCTTTTATGAATCCATCAGCTGATTTTTGATGTGATATACAATTTGCAATTATAAATATAAGCTGCTGTCCTTCTTTCAAAAGTTGCTGAAAAGATTCTGTTTGAATCAATGCCTGATCTCTCTCATACAGCTTTTCCCTTTGGTCCTTTTCAATTAATGGTCCAAGCTTCTTAAGTAGTTGATAAAATAAAAAAACGGTTCTCTTTTTCAAAATAACAGGTGCAGTTTTTTCTTCCTGTGAAGCGTGTCTCAGCATACTTTCAAATAATTCTCGGGCTTTCTTTATTTGCCTATTCTGTACAGCTGCAAAGAAATCGTTGTTATTTAATTCTTCAGGATCGGTAATAGTTGAAACT comes from the Blautia liquoris genome and includes:
- a CDS encoding response regulator transcription factor, coding for MKVLIVDDESHVRDAIFLLLPWEELGFERIFMAQTVAAATRLIQDEKPELAIVDVVIGNELGTEIMNYINDQKIRTTVIAISGHDDFQYVRSMFILGALEYLLKPIEQDKLYGAVKKAQVQIGADPQSQSVLSGLSRRQNTSEYQQDLLRNLFQAELVESSFAQLLEVAPQFSEKKQCRVLHCTGSTLSVHQDEFLQRMSRLLNQIQEELESVGQGVIFQNMQPSMDIVILLYGPAQVDFDRELHRIKELALRENCAVILGSSRMHAFPNELRTAWKEAMIAADHNDQFGIFALKEYDSKMSNMYLKSSLQKESALYSSIIIGDLPTIKIQLQRWAEIVMNGQPHTIGLLRLLWEEFFQLYNDWERAAEITDEDVFLTEHIKTLGDILGNSWDGTLKQMYKYFITCIEQLIENKKLMQESPNMMARVTDYLELNYMKRISQQECADHFHINKDYLSRAFKKHTGIGMVKYLNNIRIRKACELLTSTDLQIMEIADQVGYFDAKYFSRQFKVVTGVSPAQYRYEYRSQSSQII
- a CDS encoding sensor histidine kinase codes for the protein MDRKKRYTSIGRKIITDISICMLFFVIFFSLYIYRFMQTNAMKRYEYQTQIATEVSGTNIDHYITSMITATKSVYINHSLMGFLKYHHSQEEVADNELRIIEYFKSVYYASSAATQIYLVMPEENFSILYEPNLLKIYNGVVSPDVTIPQMDSFRDVYVESTHIKNDYGHNIPDIDKYPADETVFTIWLPIADLPVEQKPFAYVAIDLPTSFIMENCKAVYSEDETIYVLDAQNQIIASSDVKSQMQDFVKCYPWYHKSGFSYAFSRIKGLILTETKINSPYFDWYIVKVATTKSVYALTTGQMISILLIFAILVSVLLLVISSRIMKYTRSLRRITCFMEKERARKNWDKPRKISDYITYDKQDEISSLINSFQKLMDSLKEHAIQKYELKLAYTQSELRTMQAQINPHFIYNVIQCFATNALKNKDLKQYQLISSFGQMLHYAMVLEPVLVYVDQEIEYTRRYIELQQMRFEQHLIVTYKIGPDSGDFKIPKMSIQPLIENSITHGNLMKSAGGVINLEVFAQTEYLHLLVADNGVPVTLEITEKVYAKIEEIRMKLLYQDSSSDKKQTEALSFSTREDENHNHFIGIENVYSRFLLSFGYCEFILTANELGGTTVEFIVPLQARPIGEESNESIDSR
- a CDS encoding sugar phosphate isomerase/epimerase family protein, producing MMIATTGCLQAGSKAPIVYRGAFEDIFPKMAADGYQAVEMHIQDSREINREKLNEQLEINHLKLTSIGTGMAYGTWHLNIGDHNRDIRNRAIACIEEHMITASPHHSLVILGSMQGRFSDAASAEEFVSNVEESLYRLDQLAKRYNVLVGYEIMNHYESDFLYTIADGVRFMEEHDYKNIRLHIDTVHMNIDESDMGRAIRAAGSWIQHVHIADNDRYYPGHGHLSFREILQALRDINYEGALALETYNWPETQKCARKSREYLEFMIEEVYGQEKEIHQYRS
- a CDS encoding zinc-dependent alcohol dehydrogenase; its protein translation is MLQQVMTRPGVIEFNEVDIPKVHEGEVLIKIMKIGICGSDVHVYHGEHPFTSYPVTQGHEVSGIVIELGESVTGLKIGQKVTIQPQVVCGECYPCRHGRYNLCEELKVMGFQTTGVASHYFAVADKKVTPLPDDMEFDEGAMIEPLAVAVHAVKRVGDVKNLKIAVLGSGPIGILVAQVAKGLGARSVMITDISDVRLKKAKECGINYCINTKEKDFGEAMLENFGPDKADVIYDCAGNNVTMGEAIKYARKGSTIILVAVFAGMAKVDLAVLNDHELDLNTSMMYRNEDYLDAMKLVEEGKVALAPLISKHFQFKDYLKAYQYIDENRETTMKVIIDVQE
- a CDS encoding sensor histidine kinase — its product is MKKRFQEKLREKLKYTRLRTLLLLSFVVLSIIPLIVLGCVVFIVSRNTLIEQAKTQFIHDVQKTSTILDKNLDYVEEFSLKLNIDARIYEIFENIDKEDPVKLNEASDKISQILLSYLPWNNEVYSAHLVTSFYRFGEERKNFYPKGQFIKSDLAKQADQAEGELIWVPTYDYATMFGIDNMSKNLEYSKLFSAVRKLHPSKTSFGRIFELSDKVEEPYLVVNFTEQNLRTMLMEYVGKNNSAKYFVQSKQGKLVCSSDENWDEGDILVSTLKFHTDEGSFQKDFKGQNYILAYSKSRVTGWYVVAMLPVSELTDQIVDKLIRVMAIMIALITFLDSLAAFYISRSLNRKVYKPLKMIERVGAGDFDTEVQYNSREEFAFFYSKLNEMNHNLKRLVHENYEIRLQKRDSEIMALNIQLNPHFLYNSLNIINWLCLNGDSDKASNMIVNLSRMLQYTSKNNKYLVPLKGDMEWLMGYLSIMERRYERLFKVSIFIPDKYNNLEVPKLFLQPFVENAIVHAFKDYKEDGLLEISVEEDKNDIIFFVEDNGCGISQEKIEKVMHQKTKSIGISNTNKRIRMIYGPRYGVTIHSQVGEGTTILIRIPNNRK